The nucleotide window TGAAGGCTATAAAGAATCCGATGTCCCACAAGAGGCTTTTGATCTTCCAGAACCCCCAAACATTCCCTTGCCTCAACCTCCAACTATAGGATCTGCTAAAGTTTCCGGCGACGAAACTAAAACTAGATGGAATCGCGGGCTATTGAATGGCGTAGCGGCAGCAATTTTCCGCCACCCCGTCCAATCGATTGTTAAACCTTTAGCTAACCGAGTAAAAGGCAATCCTGAAGAAGCGCACCTAAAAGCAGAAGAAGGCTCAAAAGCTGCTTTATCTGAAAAAGATAGGGCTCTTCTAGTAAAAAAGAATTATGAGGCTAATTTAGTTCGCCTAGGAGAGTATGGAGCGGCCTCGCAGGAAGCAAAAAAACTTGGAGATCAATATTCCATGGTTCTAAAAAAAGACGGGACCATAGTCGTAAAGAAAACTAAAAATCCAAAACAGCTAAAATCCGCCAATGCGGAGCTTGCCGATCTTATTCGTACAACTGCAAGTTTAGGTGCGGAACTAGGGTATAAATCGACAAACATTTTTGTACCGGGAACTGCAAGGCCAGGCTCCCCGGGCACTGAGCTAAATATAGCCGGTTTTATAGGACGTCTTGAAACAATGAAGCAAGTAGCTGAGGGAACCAAGTTAAATCAGAGCTTTGCAAGCTTTCAAACCAACGCAGGACCGGCTTATGCAAGTATTATGGCTACAAGAAAAGTCTTTGATTTTTTTGAGAACCCGAAAACTAAGGAAGTCTTCTTAAATCTTCATAAGTCAGTCCATGGGGATAATGAAGTAAGGTATGAAATTCAAGAAGGACGCGGTAATTATACGACTTTTAGCGATTTGATTGGTGATCCGGGTAAGCCAGGGTCAGGATCTATTGTCCGAGATGCCACAAGGATTCAAAACGAAAGTGAGGTTTTTTTAGCAGACCCCGAATCCTCTATCCTTGAGTACTTAAATGGAAGACTTCCTCTAGTTAGAAATGAGCTTCTCAAACGTGAAGGGATAATTCAAAAAGACTATGGCAGTCTTGAAGTTGCTAGAAAAGCCTTAAACGGCCCCTTGCAAAAAGAATATGACGACCTAAAAGCTGAATTAAATTTTGACAAAATAAAAAATGAAGAAGCTCAGCTTTCAAAAGAGGTTAGCGATCTCAAAGCAGCCCATGGGGACAAGGACGCTAGAGTGCTTGACGCACAAAAAAAACTTTCCGATAAAAAAGCGGAACTAGCCTTTGTAACTACAGAATTATCTAAAACTAAATATTCAGAACTTAGCGGAGAGTTAGATTATATAGACACAAGATCAGAATATGTGAAAAAGTATGAGAAATGGGTAACAGGTAAGAGTAAAGTCGACTTTACTGATAAAATTTTCGAGGAATATAGTAAGGTCGGTTCGACAGGCTATAATGACGCCCTCAATGCCCTTATTTCAAGCGGGGTAGCTGAAGATTTTAAAGCGTATTGCAAGCTTAATTACCCGAATTACCCAACTTTCCACTATTACGCAGGGCAATCTCCTTTAACAAAAGAGCAAGAGCTTCAAAACTTAGATACAATTAAGCACCTTGGTTCCGAATATTACGACCTAAGGCAAAAAATTCTCGAAAGTGTACATCTAAGTCGATTACAAGAAGGCGAGGCAGAAGGAAAAGGCGGTATTGACAATCTCTTTAACCTTCCTGTCTTGATACAAAAATTTATGAGTGACTATCCTCCCACAGTTTAATCCATCTATTTCCAAAGGAGCTAAATTAGCTCCTTTGGCTGTCAATAAATTATAATTGCTTCTTTTTTAATCCGTTAAATTTACAATTGGCTTCTTTGTTGTAATAACAGCTTAAGAAGGAGCAAAGTATGTTAGCCTTGGATACCGGTTCCTGCGGTTCAAGAATAGGAACTTTTCCCGAAGAAATGAATGAAAAAGAGCAAGGCAAGTTAAGTCCGCTTGAGGTTCGATCCCCTCTCTCTTTAAGACGCTTAGACCCATTTCCTTCCCCGAGAAGTAAAAGATCCGGGTCATTGAGAAATCTATTTTCTCCAAGAGAAAAACAAGAAGGTTATTCAGCAAAAGTAGTTCTTGAGCTTAGACAAACGATTGACCAAAAATGCGATAAATTGCTAAGGGGGAAGTTTAAAAAACTTAATGATCATATTATTTCACTAAAAAGAAATATCCTTACTTTATTAAAATTACTAAATCTTGAAGATTGTGATTTAAGTGAAAAAACAAACAAATTAGATCAATTTCTAAATTCCCTTTATGTTTTTTTGGAAGGCTTCTTAAAGAATAAGGCAGAGAAGATAAAGCTCTCAAATAAACTCTTCTTTGTCCGGGAGCTTTTACTCCCTTTAAATAATTCAGATCTTTTCCCAAAAGATCAAAAAAGTTCTATTTATAGCTTCTATTTTGGCAAATTTATTCCCCTAGTATCCTCCATAAGCTGGGAACATATCGATGAAGTTGGCGATTTTGCGATCTCCTCAATAAAAGATGAGCCTCTTAGTAAAAAACCGACATCCTTTCGGAACTTCAAAAGTGTCCTCTTTAATAACTATGGTCTTCTCCCTCAAGACTTTTCTTATTCCATAGAGACTGATGATGAAGAATACGTAGCGAGGTTCCAATTTGGAGGAAAATGGTACGAGATCCCGAAAAACTTACATATCATTTGCGATCCTGAACAAAGAAAAATGCTTTTTTTGGAAGCCACGACAGGAGCTCTTGAAAATCATGACCAATGTAAAATCGATGTCATTGAAAACTTTTTATTTTTGGGGCTAACCGACGGTTGCGGCCAAAATCGCGGGGCTACCGTTTCTGCGACAAGAGTTTTAGATGAGATCACCTCTTATTTAATAGTTTCAGATTTAAATAAGACCAAAACCGTAAAAGAAGCCTTAAAAATCGAGTTTGAAGCCTTGAAGCATACTCAGGAAATCCTAATTAAAGAGGCCGATGAAATAAGAGGCGATACGACCCTTACTTTTTGCTTGGTAAAGGGCAACTCTCTTACCGGGCTTTCTGTTGGAGATAGTAAAATTTTTATTTTAAGAAGAAGTGAAGGTGACTGGAAAATTTTTGATCTCGCCTCAACCACAAGGACCTCTCCTGAAGATTGCGGCGGAAGGCTCGTTGGAACCGGTTCAACTCCCGAACTTGCAGCCCTTGCTTTTTTTTCCTTTAAGCTTATGGAAGGAGATATTGTTTTCCTTTGCAGCGATGGGGTTTCCGATTGTTTTGATCCGGCTATTTTGAAAAACGGCTCCCCTTCTCTTATAAAAAATTTGGAAGACTTATTAAAAGAGAATTCTTGCAGAAATGCCGAAGAGATGGAGGACCTTCTTGTTAGGGAGCTCCAGCTTCGGACCTTTGAGGAAAAAAGACAGCTTTTCGCAGGGGCTAATAAAGTAGAACCCACTCAAGGCTCAGGCAAACTGGACAACGCCAATATGTGTTTTTATACCTATAAAAAAATGGAAAATTAAAAAATGTGCACGAAACTAGCCCTTTTTCCCAATCAAAGCGAGTTTCGAAAGAAGTCTATTGTTTTTTTTTTAAATTTCGTTCATAATGCTACCATTAATTTAATAAAATTTGTTGATAACAAGTTTTTTGCGGAAGTTTTAAGACATTACCCGCAAAACTGATAAGTTCTAGGAAATTCCATGGATAATGATTGCTGCCAAGAAAATGAAGAAAAAAAAGATGAACACAAATGTTGCAAAGCAAAGCTCATCTTTGAGCATGATAAGGAAGAAATAGAATTAGAAGACGGCTCCCCTATTGCAGAATTTTGCGAAGAAGCGGGCGTTCCTTTTGCTTGCACTGAAGGTGTTTGCGGCACTTGTGTAATTGAAGTGAAAGAAGGAATGGAAAACCTCACCGACCCCACTCAAGAAGAAAAAGATTTTCTTGGAGAAGACACAATGGGAGAACGTTTAGCCTGCCAATGCAAGATCAACTGTAAGAAAAATCCGGCGATTATTCGCATTTCATTTTGATTCTTAAGAAACCTTCTTTATGATTGGACTCACTAAAATCGTTTAAAATTTAATACCCTTATTCAATGAATGAGGGCTAAGAGAGGAAATAATTATGACGCAAAATCAAAATCCGGAAAAAGTCAATCCGATGCCAAAAATTCATCGGCACATGACAATTGATGAAATTTTAGGCTCTTTCCCTTCAAAAGCACAAAAGATTGCCCATGAATTGACACGCGCAGGCCTTCACTGCGTCGGCTGCCAAGCTTCTACCTGGGAAACTCTAGAAGCCGGGATGATGGGCCACGGTATGTCTGAAGCTTCTATCGAAGAGCTTGTCCGTCGCCTCAACAAAGTGTTAGAAGAAGAGGAAGGGGATGCTAAAACAATTACCCTAACTGAGCGCGCAGCTGAAAAATAT belongs to Criblamydia sequanensis CRIB-18 and includes:
- a CDS encoding iron-sulfur cluster assembly accessory protein; the encoded protein is MTQNQNPEKVNPMPKIHRHMTIDEILGSFPSKAQKIAHELTRAGLHCVGCQASTWETLEAGMMGHGMSEASIEELVRRLNKVLEEEEGDAKTITLTERAAEKYREILESEGKANYGLRFGDKPAGCSGFEYTLDYSEKAEADDLVFVSQGIEIHIRKGAAGRLLGSVIDYIDALQGSGFKISNPHAKSSCGCGTSHGY
- a CDS encoding 2Fe-2S iron-sulfur cluster-binding protein, with the protein product MDNDCCQENEEKKDEHKCCKAKLIFEHDKEEIELEDGSPIAEFCEEAGVPFACTEGVCGTCVIEVKEGMENLTDPTQEEKDFLGEDTMGERLACQCKINCKKNPAIIRISF
- a CDS encoding PP2C family serine/threonine-protein phosphatase, producing MLALDTGSCGSRIGTFPEEMNEKEQGKLSPLEVRSPLSLRRLDPFPSPRSKRSGSLRNLFSPREKQEGYSAKVVLELRQTIDQKCDKLLRGKFKKLNDHIISLKRNILTLLKLLNLEDCDLSEKTNKLDQFLNSLYVFLEGFLKNKAEKIKLSNKLFFVRELLLPLNNSDLFPKDQKSSIYSFYFGKFIPLVSSISWEHIDEVGDFAISSIKDEPLSKKPTSFRNFKSVLFNNYGLLPQDFSYSIETDDEEYVARFQFGGKWYEIPKNLHIICDPEQRKMLFLEATTGALENHDQCKIDVIENFLFLGLTDGCGQNRGATVSATRVLDEITSYLIVSDLNKTKTVKEALKIEFEALKHTQEILIKEADEIRGDTTLTFCLVKGNSLTGLSVGDSKIFILRRSEGDWKIFDLASTTRTSPEDCGGRLVGTGSTPELAALAFFSFKLMEGDIVFLCSDGVSDCFDPAILKNGSPSLIKNLEDLLKENSCRNAEEMEDLLVRELQLRTFEEKRQLFAGANKVEPTQGSGKLDNANMCFYTYKKMEN